A stretch of Rhinoderma darwinii isolate aRhiDar2 chromosome 4, aRhiDar2.hap1, whole genome shotgun sequence DNA encodes these proteins:
- the INSM1 gene encoding insulinoma-associated protein 1 produces MPKGFLVKRSRKSPPVSYRVRDEDEDRGEWMMFAAVSGHRPELCTATGGFPAPASPDRAAPAPPCSPRPPPAGQYGNPDSVQQSLSSPTRPVSREYLERSFSLGSPVSAESFPAMVTSMEPLLYQPTDLKLSSSGNLPPASSTSSGVLLKRPAEPQTKISGHPANGLPSGHPKPPAAKKTKAIRKLTFEDEVTTSPVLGLKIKEGPVEPPRSSGHKPLGEFICQLCKEEYSDPFSLAQHKCSRIVRVEYRCPECDKVFSCPANLASHRRWHKPRPPAVPSAPAAKDEPLSDRDTPSPGVSESGSEDGMYECPQCAKKFRRQAYLRKHLLCHTAEELLYPEDRRAKSPGPINLSGSSECHPCPVCGETFPGKSSQERHIRLLHSSQLFPCKYCPATFYSSPGLTRHINKCHPSENRQVILLQVPVRPAC; encoded by the coding sequence ATGCCCAAAGGCTTCCTGGTGAAGAGGAGCAGAAAGTCCCCGCCTGTGTCCTACAGGGTCCGGGATGAAGATGAGGATCGCGGGGAGTGGATGATGTTCGCTGCTGTGTCCGGGCACAGGCCGGAGCTGTGTACTGCAACAGGAGGATTCCCAGCCCCAGCCAGTCCTGACCGAGCGGCCCCGGCTCCCCCCTGCAGCCCCAGACCACCCCCAGCCGGTCAGTATGGAAACCCCGACTCTGTGCAGCAGTCATTGTCAAGCCCGACCCGCCCGGTCAGCCGGGAGTACCTGGAGCGCAGCTTCAGCCTGGGCTCCCCGGTGTCCGCAGAGTCCTTCCCGGCTATGGTGACTTCTATGGAGCCACTGCTGTACCAGCCCACCGATCTAAAGCTAAGCTCCTCGGGCAACCTGCCGCctgcctcctccacctcctctggGGTCCTCCTAAAGCGTCCAGCCGAGCCCCAGACCAAGATCAGTGGCCATCCAGCCAACGGGCTACCCAGCGGCCATCCCAAGCCGCCCGCCGCTAAGAAGACCAAAGCCATCCGTAAACTGACGTTTGAGGACGAAGTGACCACGTCCCCGGTGCTGGGGCTGAAGATCAAGGAGGGTCCGGTGGAGCCGCCCCGCAGCTCCGGCCACAAGCCCCTGGGGGAGTTCATCTGCCAGCTGTGTAAGGAGGAGTACAGCGATCCCTTCTCCCTGGCACAGCACAAGTGTTCCCGCATCGTGCGGGTGGAGTACCGCTGCCCCGAGTGCGACAAGGTGTTCAGCTGCCCTGCCAACCTGGCCTCCCACCGCCGCTGGCACAAACCCCGGCCCCCCGCTGTCCCCAGCGCCCCTGCCGCCAAAGATGAGCCGCTTAGCGACCGTGACACCCCGAGCCCTGGCGTCTCAGAGTCCGGCTCCGAGGACGGTATGTACGAGTGCCCCCAGTGTGCCAAGAAGTTCCGGCGCCAGGCCTATCTGCGGAAACACCTGCTGTGCCACACCGCCGAGGAGCTGCTCTACCCGGaggacaggagagcaaagagCCCCGGACCCATCAACCTGAGCGGCAGCTCCGAGTGTCACCCGTGCCCTGTGTGTGGGGAGACGTTCCCGGGGAAGAGCAGCCAGGAGCGCCACATCCGCCTCCTGCACTCGTCCCAGCTGTTCCCCTGTAAGTACTGCCCGGCCACCTTCTACAGCTCGCCCGGCCTCACCCGGCACATAAACAAGTGCCACCCGTCCGAGAACCGGCAGGTCATTCTGCTGCAGGTGCCTGTGCGCCCGGCCTGCTGA